A stretch of the Comamonas testosteroni TK102 genome encodes the following:
- the maiA gene encoding maleylacetoacetate isomerase — protein sequence MKLHTYFRSSASYRVRIALQLKGLPYDSVPVHLVRGEQKAAAYASHVGDALVPTLVTDEGLWLTQSMAIIEYLDETHAQTPLLPADALGRAHVRALAQMVACEIHPLNNLRVLKYLVHQMGVGDEAKNGWYAHWVRSGLEAFERQLALLDAERKAAGLVPSTFCWGDTPTLAECCLVPQIYNAQRFNVNLDALPRLMGVVERCNALPAFKQAHPSACPDAE from the coding sequence ATGAAGCTGCATACCTATTTCCGCTCCTCCGCCTCTTACCGTGTGCGCATTGCGCTGCAACTCAAGGGCCTGCCCTATGACTCCGTACCCGTACATCTGGTGCGCGGCGAGCAAAAGGCTGCGGCCTATGCCTCCCATGTGGGCGATGCCCTGGTGCCCACACTGGTGACGGATGAAGGGCTCTGGCTCACGCAGTCCATGGCCATCATCGAATATCTCGATGAGACCCATGCTCAAACACCATTGCTGCCCGCAGACGCGCTGGGCCGTGCCCATGTGCGGGCACTGGCGCAGATGGTGGCCTGTGAAATCCATCCGCTCAACAATCTGCGCGTGCTCAAGTATCTGGTGCATCAAATGGGGGTCGGCGACGAAGCCAAGAATGGCTGGTATGCGCACTGGGTACGCTCCGGCCTCGAAGCCTTCGAGCGTCAGCTGGCGCTGCTGGATGCCGAACGCAAGGCCGCGGGGCTGGTGCCCTCGACTTTTTGCTGGGGTGACACGCCCACGCTGGCTGAATGCTGCCTGGTGCCGCAGATCTACAACGCCCAGCGCTTCAATGTGAATCTTGATGCGTTGCCGCGCCTGATGGGCGTGGTCGAGCGCTGCAACGCCTTGCCGGCTTTCAAGCAGGCCCATCCTTCGGCCTGTCCGGATGCGGAGTGA
- a CDS encoding ABC-F family ATP-binding cassette domain-containing protein — MISLKNITLRRGTKVLLDQVSTTINPGESVGLVGRNGAGKSSLFALLNGSISEDGGDFFIPPQWRMAQVAQHMPETDESATRFVLDGDTRLAELNAQLAAAEACGDGMEIAQAYVDLADAGAHDAESRAQALILGLGFKVSELDHPVNSFSGGWRMRLQLARALMAPSDLLLLDEPTNHLDLDALVWLEAWLKRYSGTMIVISHDREFLDAITNVTLQIQGGQINRYGGNYSRFEELRAQQLELQAASFAKQQEKMAHLQKFIDRFKAKASKAKQAQSRVKQLERMEKIGPVLAEAEFTFEFKEPANLPNPMLAISDASFGYEDEDGRQTTILRGVNRSVLAGQRIGILGANGQGKSTLVKTIAREMKALAGTVTEGKGLNIGYFAQQELDVLRPSENPLEHMIRLARELGAAAPAASREQDLRNWLGTFNFSGDMVKQSVGSMSGGEKARLVLAMIVWQRPNLLLLDEPTNHLDLATREALAMALNDFDGTVMLVSHDRHLLRAVCEDFWMVGRGVVGPFDGDLDDYQRYLLEESKRLREEARNAEQQAASTPAVQAPEEFKPNTPEALATKVPDAPKTEAITDAADPKEARRLAAAARQQLAEKTKPFKKELEQIDKTLPKLNAERGTLEAKLATPGLSGGDIVEAGKQLSAVNAEIDQLEERWLELSEQIEALSTETC; from the coding sequence ATGATCAGTCTCAAGAACATCACGCTGCGCCGCGGCACCAAAGTCCTGCTCGACCAAGTCAGCACCACCATCAACCCGGGAGAGTCCGTCGGCCTTGTCGGCCGCAACGGTGCCGGCAAGTCCAGCCTGTTTGCCCTGCTCAATGGCAGCATCAGCGAAGACGGCGGTGATTTTTTCATCCCTCCTCAGTGGCGCATGGCACAGGTGGCCCAGCACATGCCGGAAACCGACGAATCTGCCACCCGGTTCGTACTGGATGGCGACACGCGCCTGGCCGAGCTGAACGCCCAGCTGGCTGCAGCCGAAGCTTGCGGCGATGGCATGGAGATCGCCCAGGCCTATGTGGATCTGGCCGATGCCGGTGCACATGATGCAGAATCGCGCGCACAAGCCTTGATTCTGGGTCTGGGCTTCAAGGTTTCCGAACTGGATCACCCCGTCAACAGCTTCTCGGGCGGCTGGCGCATGCGTCTGCAGCTGGCCCGCGCACTGATGGCTCCCAGCGATCTGCTGCTGCTGGATGAACCCACCAACCACTTGGATCTGGATGCCCTGGTCTGGCTGGAGGCCTGGCTCAAGCGCTATAGCGGCACGATGATCGTCATCAGCCATGACCGCGAATTCCTGGACGCCATCACCAACGTCACACTGCAGATTCAGGGCGGGCAGATCAACCGCTACGGCGGCAACTACTCGCGCTTTGAAGAGCTGCGCGCCCAGCAGCTGGAGCTGCAAGCGGCCAGCTTTGCCAAGCAGCAGGAAAAAATGGCTCACCTGCAGAAGTTCATTGACCGCTTCAAGGCCAAGGCCAGCAAGGCCAAGCAGGCACAAAGCCGGGTCAAGCAGCTGGAGCGCATGGAAAAGATCGGGCCGGTCCTGGCCGAAGCCGAGTTCACCTTCGAATTCAAGGAACCTGCCAACCTGCCCAACCCGATGCTGGCGATTTCCGACGCCAGCTTCGGCTATGAAGACGAGGACGGCAGGCAGACCACCATCTTGCGGGGCGTCAACCGCTCCGTACTGGCAGGCCAGCGCATCGGCATTCTGGGAGCCAACGGCCAGGGTAAATCGACCCTGGTCAAGACCATCGCCCGCGAGATGAAGGCGCTGGCCGGTACCGTCACCGAAGGCAAAGGCCTCAATATCGGCTACTTTGCCCAGCAGGAGCTGGACGTGCTGCGCCCCAGCGAGAACCCGCTGGAGCACATGATCCGCCTGGCCAGGGAACTCGGCGCTGCCGCACCTGCCGCCAGCCGTGAACAGGACTTGCGCAACTGGCTGGGCACTTTCAACTTCAGCGGCGACATGGTCAAACAGTCCGTGGGCAGCATGAGCGGCGGCGAAAAAGCCCGGCTGGTGCTGGCCATGATCGTCTGGCAACGCCCCAATCTGCTGCTGCTGGACGAACCTACCAACCACCTGGACCTGGCCACCCGCGAAGCGCTGGCCATGGCGCTCAACGACTTCGACGGCACCGTGATGCTGGTCTCCCATGACCGCCACCTGCTGCGCGCCGTATGTGAAGACTTCTGGATGGTGGGCCGCGGCGTTGTCGGCCCCTTCGATGGCGACCTGGACGACTACCAGCGCTATCTTCTGGAAGAGTCCAAGCGCCTGCGTGAGGAAGCACGCAATGCCGAACAGCAGGCCGCAAGCACGCCAGCGGTGCAGGCTCCGGAAGAGTTCAAACCAAATACGCCTGAAGCCCTCGCTACAAAAGTGCCAGACGCTCCGAAAACAGAAGCAATCACTGACGCAGCTGACCCTAAGGAAGCCCGACGCCTGGCTGCTGCAGCTCGCCAGCAACTGGCCGAAAAGACCAAGCCTTTCAAGAAAGAGCTGGAACAGATCGACAAGACGCTGCCCAAGCTCAATGCAGAGCGCGGCACTCTCGAAGCCAAGCTGGCCACGCCTGGCCTGTCGGGCGGCGATATCGTTGAAGCCGGCAAGCAGCTGAGCGCCGTCAACGCCGAAATCGATCAATTGGAGGAGCGCTGGCTGGAGCTTTCGGAGCAGATCGAAGCCCTGTCCACCGAAACCTGCTGA
- a CDS encoding acetyl-CoA C-acetyltransferase: MEDIVIVSAVRTAVGKFGGSLAKIPATQLGATVISEALARAKVGKDQVGEVIMGQVLTAATGQNPARQAMMAAGIAKETPALTINAVCGSGLKAVMLAAQAVATGDSEIVVAGGQENMSLSPHAVPNSRDGQRMGDWKMVDTMIVDGLWDAYNQYHMGITAENVAKEKSVSRAQQDALALASQQKAAAAQDAGKFKDEIVPVNIPQRKGDPIVFDSDEYINRKTNADVLATLKPAFDKAGSVTAGNASGLNDGAAAVVVMTAAKAKALGLKPLAKIVSYATSGLAPEVMGLGPVYATRKALDRAGWKAADVDLFELNEAFAAQACAVNQDLGIDTAKVNVNGGAIAIGHPIGASGCRILVTLLHEMQRSGAKKGLAGLCIGGGMGVAMALEAC; the protein is encoded by the coding sequence ATGGAAGACATCGTTATCGTTTCCGCCGTGCGTACGGCGGTCGGCAAGTTCGGCGGCTCTCTGGCCAAGATTCCTGCAACCCAGCTGGGTGCGACCGTGATTTCCGAGGCTCTGGCCCGTGCCAAGGTGGGCAAGGACCAGGTCGGTGAAGTCATCATGGGTCAGGTGCTGACGGCAGCGACCGGACAGAACCCTGCACGTCAGGCCATGATGGCGGCCGGCATTGCCAAGGAGACTCCTGCGCTGACGATCAATGCCGTCTGCGGCTCCGGCCTGAAGGCCGTGATGCTGGCGGCTCAGGCCGTGGCAACCGGAGACAGCGAAATCGTGGTTGCCGGCGGTCAGGAAAACATGAGCCTGTCCCCCCATGCCGTACCCAATTCGCGCGACGGCCAGCGCATGGGCGACTGGAAGATGGTGGACACCATGATCGTGGATGGTCTGTGGGATGCCTACAACCAGTACCACATGGGCATCACTGCCGAGAACGTGGCCAAGGAAAAAAGCGTCAGCCGGGCACAGCAGGATGCGCTGGCGCTGGCCAGCCAGCAAAAGGCTGCGGCTGCGCAGGATGCGGGCAAGTTCAAGGACGAAATCGTTCCTGTGAACATTCCCCAGCGCAAGGGAGACCCCATCGTGTTCGACAGCGACGAATACATCAACCGCAAGACCAATGCCGATGTGCTCGCCACCCTCAAGCCCGCTTTCGACAAGGCGGGTTCGGTGACCGCCGGCAATGCCTCGGGTCTGAACGACGGCGCCGCAGCCGTGGTGGTGATGACGGCGGCCAAGGCCAAGGCTCTGGGCCTCAAGCCTCTGGCCAAGATCGTGTCTTATGCCACCAGCGGCCTGGCCCCAGAGGTCATGGGCCTGGGCCCTGTCTATGCCACGCGCAAGGCACTGGATCGCGCCGGCTGGAAGGCTGCCGATGTGGACCTGTTCGAGCTCAACGAAGCCTTTGCCGCACAGGCCTGCGCGGTGAACCAGGATCTGGGCATTGACACCGCCAAGGTCAACGTCAACGGCGGTGCCATCGCCATCGGTCACCCCATTGGTGCATCGGGCTGCCGCATTCTGGTGACGCTGCTGCATGAAATGCAGCGCAGCGGTGCCAAGAAGGGCCTGGCCGGCCTGTGCATAGGCGGTGGCATGGGTGTTGCTATGGCTCTGGAAGCCTGCTGA
- the phbB gene encoding acetoacetyl-CoA reductase, translating into MGQKVAYVTGGMGGIGTAICQRLHKDGFKVIAGCGPSRDYRKWLDEQAQLGYTFYASVGNVGDWESTVEAFNQTKAEHGNIDVLVNNAGITRDRMFVKMTPDDWKSVIETNLNSMFNVTKQVVADMVEKGWGRIINISSVNGAKGQAGQTNYSAAKAGMHGFTMALAQEMAAKGVTVNTVSPGYIGTDMVKAIRPDVLEKIVAGVPVKRLGEPAEIASIISWLASEEGSYSTGADFAVNGGLHMH; encoded by the coding sequence ATGGGTCAGAAAGTAGCGTACGTCACGGGGGGCATGGGCGGTATCGGTACCGCAATCTGCCAGCGTTTGCATAAGGATGGCTTCAAGGTGATCGCGGGTTGCGGACCATCGCGCGACTACCGCAAGTGGCTGGACGAGCAGGCGCAATTGGGTTACACGTTTTATGCCTCGGTTGGCAATGTGGGGGATTGGGAATCCACCGTCGAAGCCTTCAACCAGACCAAGGCAGAGCACGGCAACATCGATGTGCTGGTGAACAACGCGGGTATCACTCGCGACCGAATGTTCGTCAAGATGACGCCGGATGACTGGAAGTCGGTCATCGAAACCAACCTCAACTCCATGTTCAACGTCACCAAGCAGGTGGTGGCAGACATGGTGGAAAAGGGCTGGGGCCGCATCATCAACATCAGCTCGGTCAACGGTGCCAAGGGCCAGGCCGGCCAGACCAACTACTCGGCCGCCAAGGCGGGCATGCATGGCTTCACCATGGCGCTGGCGCAAGAGATGGCCGCCAAGGGAGTGACCGTGAATACGGTCAGCCCGGGCTATATCGGCACCGATATGGTCAAGGCCATTCGTCCCGATGTACTCGAAAAGATCGTGGCGGGCGTGCCCGTCAAGCGTCTGGGCGAGCCTGCAGAGATTGCCTCCATCATCTCCTGGCTGGCTTCGGAAGAGGGCAGCTATTCCACCGGCGCTGACTTTGCGGTCAACGGCGGTCTGCACATGCATTAA
- a CDS encoding Bug family tripartite tricarboxylate transporter substrate binding protein — protein MSTQPLNLSASNSERRQWLRIAGAHLGAAGLGAVGLAAQAQSWPSRPIKWVVPYMAGTGPDNAARIVSEALGQQLGQPVVIENRPGAGGNIGARQVARAAADGYTLLYSGSPMAAAMRMYKNPGFEVFKDFRHVMGMSRSDILLVVHPGSGLRSLADLIAASRSRDIDYASGGVGTPSHLGVELLLSALQIKATHVPYKGASDLVNAVLGQQVVFAAPIFSVAYPHVQAGRLIPLAVAGEQRNDKLPQVPTLEETGVKNVHLSSWGGLSVPRDTPQAITTRLRNAMDAVLSQPKVRQLLEMDGGKVQILDSAAYTQAFEHELKFTETMMKRIGLQAV, from the coding sequence ATGAGCACGCAACCCTTGAACCTCTCAGCCAGCAACAGCGAGCGCCGCCAGTGGCTGCGAATCGCTGGCGCCCATCTGGGCGCCGCAGGCCTGGGTGCTGTCGGTCTGGCCGCCCAGGCCCAGAGCTGGCCCAGCCGCCCCATCAAATGGGTGGTTCCCTATATGGCAGGTACCGGTCCGGACAATGCCGCGCGCATCGTCTCCGAGGCGCTGGGTCAGCAGCTGGGCCAGCCTGTGGTGATCGAAAACCGCCCCGGCGCAGGCGGCAACATCGGTGCGCGCCAGGTCGCCCGCGCTGCCGCAGACGGCTACACGCTGCTGTATTCAGGCTCGCCCATGGCAGCCGCGATGCGCATGTACAAAAACCCGGGCTTTGAGGTGTTCAAGGATTTCCGGCATGTGATGGGCATGTCCCGCTCGGACATTCTGCTCGTGGTCCACCCTGGCTCCGGACTGCGCAGCCTGGCCGACCTGATCGCCGCCAGCAGATCCCGCGATATCGACTACGCCTCTGGCGGCGTGGGCACGCCGTCGCACCTGGGCGTGGAGCTGCTGCTCTCGGCGCTGCAGATCAAGGCCACGCATGTGCCTTACAAGGGGGCATCCGATCTGGTCAACGCAGTGCTGGGCCAGCAGGTGGTGTTTGCGGCACCTATCTTTTCCGTCGCCTACCCCCATGTGCAGGCGGGCAGGCTGATCCCGCTGGCAGTCGCCGGCGAGCAACGCAATGACAAGCTGCCCCAGGTCCCCACGCTGGAGGAAACCGGCGTGAAGAACGTGCATCTGAGCTCCTGGGGCGGCCTTTCGGTGCCCAGGGACACGCCGCAAGCCATCACCACCAGGCTGCGCAATGCCATGGATGCGGTGCTGAGCCAGCCCAAGGTGCGCCAGCTGCTTGAGATGGATGGCGGCAAGGTGCAGATTCTGGACTCCGCTGCCTACACCCAGGCGTTCGAGCATGAGCTGAAATTCACCGAAACCATGATGAAGCGCATAGGCCTTCAAGCGGTATGA
- a CDS encoding PHA/PHB synthase family protein encodes MNFDPSWGQAGQSVQQFWQEHWSKSLQTLQQMQAGAPMGLSAMPGLGAAPNPWASITEAMQSAMPQVAAGSAQTVQFDTPKLQGLQQEYLQSVQSLADANQVQALLARDKRFAKPEWSANPVAAMAAANYLLGSRMLTGMAEAVQGDEKTRNRVRFAVEQWVAAMAPSNFLALNADALNKVVETKGESLAQGIANLLADMRQGHVSMTDESLFTVGQNVATTEGAVVFENELFQLIEYKPLTAKVFEKPFLMVPPCINKFYILDLQPDNSVIRYAVSQGHRTFVVSWRNPDESLGHKTWDDYIEDGVLKAVSTVQDICEAPQINVLGFCVGGTMVSTAMAVLAARHAREHGELPAARPARSRAAAAKTGTRTAAAVKTQAQPFPVASMTLLTTLIDFRDTGILDIFIDENMVRLREMQMGKGGLMKGQDMASTFSFLRPNDLVWNYVVGNYLKGETPPPFDLLYWNSDSTNLPGPFYAWYLRNLYLENNLIKPGVLTVCGEKIDMGQLKMPVYIYGSREDHIVPVGAAYASSQVLGGELRFVMGASGHIAGVINPPAKNKRSHWLREDGEFPESFSDWLADATEYPGSWWTDWSAWLGSHAGKQLAAPRSYGRARAYAAIEEAPGRYVLSKA; translated from the coding sequence ATGAATTTTGACCCGAGCTGGGGCCAGGCTGGCCAATCCGTTCAACAATTCTGGCAGGAGCATTGGAGCAAAAGTCTACAGACGCTCCAGCAAATGCAGGCCGGTGCCCCCATGGGGCTCAGCGCCATGCCGGGTCTGGGCGCTGCACCCAACCCCTGGGCCTCCATCACGGAGGCCATGCAGTCGGCCATGCCCCAGGTGGCGGCCGGCTCGGCTCAGACGGTTCAGTTCGATACCCCCAAACTGCAGGGGTTGCAGCAGGAGTATCTCCAGTCCGTGCAGTCGCTTGCGGATGCCAATCAGGTTCAGGCCCTGCTGGCCAGGGACAAGCGCTTCGCCAAGCCCGAATGGAGCGCCAATCCTGTTGCGGCGATGGCCGCAGCCAACTATCTGCTCGGCAGCCGCATGCTGACCGGCATGGCCGAGGCAGTGCAGGGTGACGAGAAAACGCGCAACCGCGTGCGCTTCGCGGTCGAGCAGTGGGTGGCGGCCATGGCGCCCAGCAATTTTCTGGCGCTGAATGCCGATGCGCTCAACAAGGTCGTGGAAACCAAGGGCGAGAGCCTGGCCCAGGGCATTGCCAACCTGCTGGCCGACATGCGTCAAGGTCATGTCTCCATGACCGACGAAAGCCTGTTCACCGTGGGACAGAACGTGGCGACCACCGAAGGCGCGGTGGTTTTCGAGAACGAGCTGTTCCAGCTCATCGAGTACAAGCCGCTGACGGCCAAGGTCTTCGAGAAGCCTTTTCTGATGGTGCCGCCCTGCATCAACAAGTTCTACATCCTGGATCTGCAGCCGGACAACTCGGTCATTCGCTATGCCGTCAGCCAGGGCCATCGCACCTTTGTGGTCAGTTGGCGAAATCCCGACGAAAGCCTGGGCCACAAGACCTGGGACGACTACATCGAAGATGGCGTGCTCAAGGCCGTGAGCACGGTGCAGGACATCTGCGAGGCGCCGCAAATCAATGTGCTGGGCTTTTGCGTGGGCGGCACCATGGTCTCTACGGCCATGGCAGTGCTGGCCGCACGCCACGCCCGCGAGCATGGAGAGCTACCAGCCGCCAGGCCTGCGCGCAGCCGCGCTGCTGCAGCAAAGACCGGCACCAGGACGGCTGCTGCGGTCAAGACGCAGGCCCAGCCATTCCCCGTGGCCAGCATGACGCTGCTGACCACGCTGATCGACTTTCGCGACACCGGCATTCTGGATATCTTCATCGATGAAAACATGGTGCGTCTGCGCGAGATGCAGATGGGCAAGGGCGGGCTGATGAAGGGTCAGGACATGGCGTCCACTTTCAGCTTTCTGCGGCCGAACGATCTGGTCTGGAACTATGTGGTGGGCAACTACCTCAAGGGCGAAACGCCACCGCCCTTCGATCTGCTTTACTGGAACAGTGACTCGACCAATCTGCCCGGCCCGTTCTACGCCTGGTATCTGCGCAATCTCTACCTCGAAAACAATCTGATCAAGCCTGGCGTGCTGACCGTGTGCGGCGAGAAGATCGATATGGGTCAGCTCAAGATGCCGGTCTATATCTACGGCTCGCGCGAGGACCATATCGTCCCTGTCGGCGCGGCCTACGCCTCCTCCCAGGTGCTGGGCGGTGAGCTGCGTTTCGTGATGGGGGCCTCCGGCCATATCGCCGGCGTCATCAATCCTCCGGCCAAGAACAAGCGCAGCCACTGGCTGCGTGAGGATGGCGAGTTTCCAGAGTCGTTCAGCGACTGGCTGGCCGATGCCACGGAGTATCCGGGAAGCTGGTGGACCGACTGGAGCGCCTGGTTGGGCAGCCATGCGGGCAAGCAGCTGGCGGCTCCCAGGAGCTATGGCCGTGCGCGCGCCTATGCTGCCATCGAAGAGGCACCGGGTCGCTACGTTCTGTCAAAAGCCTGA
- a CDS encoding polyphenol oxidase family protein, with product MSENYRPDLSNSWPDSWLVPEWPALPGVHALCTSREGGVSQAPWGSLNLGEHVGDDPAHVRRNRELFNAALQARTPGACTAFLQQVHGVGVLTLDAGNVAESNGAAFDACVSDEAGVVCTIMVADCLPVLLAHDSGLVVGAAHAGWRGLAGMPPGRKPSDGPLPGGVLETLFEAFCRKVQMQPSLSGAETERSRIAAHSQVWLGPCIGPDSFEVGAEVRDIFMAHDPGAAQHFVPVAGSRGKYLADLAQLARQRLAALGIAAIFGNDGSQPWCTVSNASRFFSHRRDAVRLGSSGRLAASIWRDA from the coding sequence ATGAGCGAGAACTACAGGCCGGACCTGTCGAACTCCTGGCCCGACTCCTGGCTGGTTCCTGAATGGCCTGCCTTGCCCGGCGTGCATGCGCTTTGTACCTCGCGCGAGGGCGGCGTCAGTCAGGCCCCCTGGGGGAGCTTGAATCTGGGCGAGCATGTGGGCGACGACCCCGCTCATGTGCGCCGCAACCGTGAACTGTTCAATGCGGCGCTGCAGGCCCGCACGCCTGGTGCCTGTACGGCGTTCTTGCAGCAGGTGCATGGTGTGGGCGTGCTGACGCTGGATGCAGGCAATGTGGCCGAATCCAACGGTGCGGCCTTTGATGCCTGTGTGAGCGACGAGGCAGGCGTGGTCTGCACCATCATGGTGGCGGACTGCCTGCCCGTGTTGCTGGCCCATGATTCGGGGTTGGTCGTGGGAGCGGCCCATGCGGGCTGGCGCGGTCTGGCCGGCATGCCGCCCGGCAGAAAGCCGTCTGACGGGCCCTTGCCCGGCGGTGTGCTGGAGACACTTTTCGAAGCTTTCTGTCGCAAGGTGCAGATGCAGCCATCGCTCTCAGGGGCTGAAACAGAGCGCTCCCGGATTGCTGCGCACAGCCAGGTCTGGCTGGGCCCATGCATAGGCCCCGATTCCTTCGAGGTGGGGGCCGAGGTGCGCGATATCTTTATGGCCCATGACCCTGGTGCTGCGCAGCATTTTGTGCCGGTAGCGGGCAGCAGGGGCAAATATCTGGCCGATCTGGCGCAACTGGCGCGTCAGAGGCTTGCTGCTTTGGGCATTGCTGCAATCTTCGGCAACGATGGCAGCCAGCCCTGGTGCACGGTCAGCAATGCATCACGTTTCTTCTCGCACCGACGCGATGCCGTCCGTCTGGGCAGCAGCGGTCGGTTGGCTGCCAGCATCTGGCGCGACGCCTGA
- a CDS encoding NUDIX hydrolase, which yields MIFRSPIKFCRECGTAVTYRVPDDGDTRERAVCPACHTIHYENPLNVVGTLPVTDDGRVLLCKRNIEPRRGKWTLPAGFMELAETTSRGAQRETDEEAGADIELGRLFSLINVPQVGQVHLFYLARLRSTQLYPGPETMEAQLFAEADIPWEEIAFRTVKLTLERFFADRRAGVLEQPQVHCIDLI from the coding sequence ATGATTTTTCGCAGCCCCATCAAGTTCTGCCGCGAATGCGGCACCGCAGTCACCTACCGCGTTCCTGACGATGGGGACACACGCGAACGTGCCGTTTGCCCGGCCTGCCACACCATCCACTATGAAAACCCGCTCAATGTGGTCGGCACCCTGCCCGTGACGGACGACGGGCGCGTGCTGCTGTGCAAGCGCAATATCGAACCGCGCCGCGGCAAGTGGACGCTGCCCGCGGGCTTCATGGAACTGGCCGAGACCACCAGCCGCGGAGCCCAGCGCGAAACCGACGAGGAAGCCGGAGCCGACATCGAACTGGGCAGGCTGTTCAGCCTCATCAACGTGCCCCAGGTGGGACAGGTCCACCTCTTCTATCTGGCCCGCCTCAGGAGCACCCAGCTCTACCCCGGCCCCGAGACCATGGAGGCCCAGCTGTTTGCCGAGGCCGACATCCCCTGGGAAGAAATCGCGTTTCGCACCGTCAAGCTCACTCTGGAGCGCTTCTTTGCCGACCGCAGGGCCGGCGTGCTGGAGCAGCCGCAGGTGCACTGCATAGACCTGATCTGA
- a CDS encoding acyl-CoA dehydrogenase family protein gives MNAKDTMQAVSPSSALLAMPFEGSPRAAELIAALQDFLHGELAELTQKHGISHDNSASKELLRQVWKRSRELGFYGMTLPRAMGGEELSVLDQVLIKEAIYASGSPFAPHVLGELSGPPRIGSLVRKATPFQMEQFIAPVARAEKAICFALTESQAGSDAGALQTRAVREGEHYVLTGRKRFISGSPFADFAVLMASTAPEGSAEREISAFFVDLAAPGVEVVGGYKTMAGQSHTGDIHLNAVRVPVAQLIGEPGRGLGLALGRITVNRLLHCPAMLGLAQCALRDARDYALSRRQFDRSIAQFQSIQHMLADMATDWTAARALMIQTARALDAGIDARAQASMSKLFCSEKAFAIADRAVQIHGGEGIVQGRRVEFLFRMLRMYRVLTGTSEIQRNTIAKELLTP, from the coding sequence ATGAATGCCAAAGACACCATGCAAGCCGTATCCCCGAGCTCTGCCTTGCTTGCCATGCCGTTTGAGGGCTCGCCGCGCGCTGCCGAGCTGATTGCAGCCCTGCAGGATTTCCTGCATGGCGAGCTCGCAGAGCTGACCCAAAAGCACGGCATCAGCCATGACAACAGCGCCAGCAAGGAGTTGCTGCGACAGGTCTGGAAGCGTTCGCGCGAGCTGGGCTTCTACGGCATGACGCTGCCCCGCGCCATGGGCGGCGAAGAGCTCTCGGTGCTGGACCAGGTGCTGATCAAGGAAGCCATCTATGCCAGTGGCTCACCGTTCGCCCCCCATGTGCTGGGCGAGCTGAGCGGCCCGCCGCGTATCGGCTCTCTGGTGCGCAAGGCCACGCCTTTTCAGATGGAGCAGTTCATCGCACCCGTGGCGCGCGCCGAAAAAGCCATCTGCTTTGCGCTGACAGAATCCCAGGCGGGATCCGATGCAGGCGCTCTGCAAACCAGGGCCGTGCGCGAAGGCGAGCACTATGTGCTGACCGGTCGCAAGCGCTTTATTTCGGGATCGCCGTTTGCCGACTTTGCCGTGCTCATGGCCTCCACCGCCCCCGAGGGCAGCGCCGAACGGGAGATCAGCGCCTTCTTTGTGGACCTGGCCGCCCCCGGCGTGGAAGTGGTCGGCGGCTACAAGACCATGGCCGGGCAGTCGCACACCGGCGATATTCATCTGAACGCCGTGCGCGTGCCCGTGGCGCAGCTGATTGGCGAGCCAGGCCGCGGCCTGGGCCTTGCGCTGGGGCGCATTACCGTCAACCGGCTGCTGCACTGCCCCGCCATGCTAGGTCTGGCTCAGTGCGCGCTGCGCGATGCGCGCGACTATGCGCTGAGCCGCCGGCAGTTCGACCGCAGCATTGCCCAGTTCCAGTCCATACAGCACATGCTTGCCGATATGGCCACCGACTGGACAGCCGCCCGCGCGCTGATGATCCAGACCGCCCGCGCGCTGGATGCAGGCATTGATGCACGCGCCCAGGCCTCGATGAGCAAGCTGTTTTGCTCGGAAAAAGCCTTTGCCATCGCCGATCGTGCTGTGCAGATCCACGGCGGTGAAGGCATTGTCCAGGGCCGTCGCGTCGAATTTCTGTTCCGCATGCTGCGCATGTACCGTGTGCTCACCGGCACCAGCGAAATCCAGCGCAACACCATCGCCAAGGAACTGCTTACGCCCTGA